CTACTACATGAGCAAACCACTCGAACCCGCGGCGCTCGCCCGCTGGATTCGCGCGAATCACGGCACCTTTGAAGCGCCGCAGCCCGCGACTGATACCGCCCGGAGCGTGGGCGCGCAGGCGCGCTAGTCAGTCGTCGAGGACGGCCGCGTCGCTCGAGCGCACCGGCGCGAAGCTGCGCCGGTGCAGCGGGCTCGGGCCCAGCGAATTCAGCGCCGCCACGTGTGAACGCGTCGGGTAACCCTTGTGCCCCGACAGCGAGAAGCCCGGGTAACGGCCGTCGAGCTCGCGCATCAACGCGTCGCGCGTGGTCTTGGCCAGGATGGACGCGGCGCTGATCGACGGGACGCTGGCGTCTCCCTTGATGATCGCCTCGAACAGGCAGTCGAACCCCAGCCCCTCCGCGCACGGACAACGGTTGCCGTCGACGAACACCTGCTGCGGCGGCACGCGCAGTCCTAACAAGGCGCGGCGCATGGCCAGCATGGTCGCCTGCAGGATATTGATGCTGTCGATCTCCTCGGCGTCCGCCCAGGCCACCGAGTAACACAACGCCCGTTCGCGGATCAGCAGCGCCAGCCGCTCGCGTTCTTCCGGCTCGAGCACCTTCGAATCGGCAAGGCCGCGGATCGGCCGGGCATGATTGAGGATGACCGCCGCGGCGACCACGGGCCCCGCAAGCGGCCCCCGCCCGGCTTCGTCGACACCCGCGACGCGTAATCGCACGCGGATCTTCGTGCCCGTATCGGGTTGCATGCCTTGTCTCACGCTTGGGCCGTCCAGGCCGCGAGCAGCTCGGCAATCTCGTTGGCGGCGCGCCGCGCGCCGTCGCAACGCAGGCGGGCGTGGATCGCCGCGAATTCCTTCTGCACGCGCGCCACTTCTTCCGGGTGCGTGAGCCAGCGTGCCAGCGCCGCGGCCAGGTTCGCCGCATTCGCATCCTGCTGGAAGAACTCGGGGACGAGCGCCGCGCCCGCCAGCAGATTCGGCTGCGAGAAATGCCGCACTTTCACCAGCCCGAGTTTCTGCAACACGAAGGCCGTGACCGCTCCGAGTTTGTAAGCCACGACCATCGGACGTTTGCACAGCGCAGCTTCGAGCGTCGCGGTTCCCGAAGCCACCAGCACGACGTCGGCGGCCGCGAGCGCCGCCCGCGCGTCGCCGTCGAGCATCCTGACCGCGGCACGCGGCGCAGTTTGCGCGCACTGCGCGGCGAAGACAGCGCGCAGCGCGGGTGTCACCATCGGCGCGATGCAGACCAGACCGGGAAACTTCGCGGCTAACAACTCTGCCGCGCCGGCGAATTCGCCGGCCAGCCGTTCGACCTCGCCGCGGCGGCTGCCGGGCAGCACCGCCAGCACCCTGGCGGCAGGATCGATGCCGAGGCCGGCGCGCGCCGCGGCCCGATCGACCTCGAGCGGAATCTGGTCGGCCAAAGGATGGCCGACGAAGGCGGCACGCACGCCGTGTTCGCGGTAGAAATCCGGCTCGAAGGGAAACAGGCACAACACCAGATTGACCGACTGGCCGATGGTGCGCACGCGGCCCTGCCGCCACGCCCACACCTGCGGGCTGACGTACTGGACCGTCGGCAGGCCGGCGCGTTTGAGCAGCCGCGCGAGACCCAGGTTGAATTCCTTGAAGTCGACACCGACGAATACATCGGGACGCCATTCGAGAATCTGCTTGCGCAGGCTCGACCGAAGCCGCCACAGCCGCGGCAGCGAGCTCAGGACTTCGGTGAGCCCCATGACCGACAATGCTTCGACGCCATGCCAGGCGATGCAGCCCGCGGCCTTCATCCGTGGGCCGGCGACGCCCGCGAATTCAGCTTCGGGAAACTTGGCTCGCAGCGCTTCGATGAGTGACGCACCCAGCGCGTCGCCCGATGCTTCTCCTGCCACCAGCGCGATGCGCATTAACGGACGATGCTGCGCGTCGACTCGCCGATGAAGTCGACGAAGATCTTGAGTTCGGGCTGGGTGGCGACGCGTTTGCCCAATTCTTCGACCGCATCGGCGAGCTTGAGGTCGGAGCGGTACAGCACCCGGTAGGCGTTCTTGAGATTGCGGATCTGCTCGGGAGAAAAGCCGCGCCGCTTGAGACCTTCCGAATTGATCGAGTGCGGCACGGCGGGTGTCCCGACCACCATGAGATAGGGCGGCACATCGCGTGTGACCGCGGCGTTGTTGCCGAGAAATGCGTGCGCCCCGACCTTGGTGAACTGGTGGATGCCGGAGTAACCGCCCATGATCACCCAGTCGCCGAGTTCGACGTGGCCGCCGAGCGTGGCGTAATTGGCCATGACGCATTTGCTGCCGACGTGGCAGTCGTGGGCCACGTGCGTGTACGACATGAACAGGTTGTCGCTGCCGATCGTTGTGACGCCTCCACCCTGCGCGGTGCCGCGATTCATGCTGGTGAACTCACGGAAGACATTGCGATCGCCGATCTCGAGCCGGGTCGGTTCGCCCGCGTACTTGAGATCCTGCGGCGCATCGCCGATCGAGGCGAACTGGAACACCTTGTTGCCGGCGCCGAGCGTGGTGTTGCCGGTAACCACCGCGTGCGGACCGACCCAGGTTCCGGGCCCGATCTTCACGCCGTCGCCGATGACGCTGTAGGCACCGACCGTCACATCGGCCGCCAGCTCGGCCTGCGGAGAGACTATGGCGCGCGGGTCGATGCCAGCCATGGTTACGCCTTGGCGGGGGTCTTGTTCGTTTCGGGAGCGACCATCATTTCCGCGGACGTTACCTCATCGTCGCCCACGTAGGCGACCGTGGAGAACTTCCAGATGCCGCGCATGGAGCGTTCGAGCTTGGCCGTGAGAATGAGCTGGTCGCCCGGCTCGACCGGCTTGCGGAAGCGCGCCTTGTCGATGCCGACGAAGAAGAACCGCGTGAATTCGTCCGGCACGACATCGGCGGTGATGAACGCCAGCAGCCCGCAGGTTTGGGCCAGCGCCTCGATGATGATGACGCCGGGCATCACCGGCCGGTGCGGAAAGTGGCCCGGAAAAAACGGCTCGTTGATGGTGACGTTCTTGACGGCGCGAATACTTTCGCCCTTGGTGCATTCGAGCACCTTGTCGACCAGCAGGAACGGGTAACGATGCGGCAGCAGGCGCATGACGCCCATGATGTCGAGCGAAAGCGGTTGAGTCATTAGTTAGTCCTCGGAGTTTCCCTGGTCCGCCGCGTGAAGTCCCACGTGTTTTTCGACCGCGCGCAGTCGTTTAGCCATCGAATCGAGCCGCTTGATGCGCCCGACGATGCGGCGCCACACGGAGGCTTCCTCGCTCGGCAGCGCCGAAGAATACACACCCGGCTTCGATATGGAATGTGAAATGAACGATGTGCCGAGCACCACGACGTCGTCGCACAGGATGATGTGTCCCGTAAGACCCACTTTGCCGCCGAGGATGCAGCGCTTGCCGAGCACGCTGCTGCCAGCGATCGCGACCGCGGCGGCCAGCGCCGAGTGCTCCCCGATGCGCACGTTGTGGGCGATCATGATGAGGTTGTCGAGCTTCGCGCCGGTCTCGATGACGGTGTCGCCGAGCGCGCCGCGGTCGATGGTGGTGTTGGCGCCGATCTCGACATCGTCACCCAGCAGCACGCTGCCGAGTTGCGGCACCTTGACCCATGTGCCGCGGTCGGGCGCGTAGCCGAAGCCGTCCCCGCCGATGACGGCGCCCGGCTGGACGATGCAGCGCAGTCCAATCCTGACGCGATCGCCAAGGAAGACGCGCGCCGTCAGGCGCGTGTCGTCGCCGATTTCCGCGCCGGCGCCTATCACGCAGCCCGGACCGATGAAGCAACGGGCGCCGATGCGCACGCCCTCGCCGATGCTGACCTGCGCTGCAATCTCGCTCGAAGCGTCGATATGGGCGCCCGCTCCCACGCTCGCCGTCGCATGCGTGCCGGGATGGAGCGGCGGGTCGGGATGCAGCAGCGTCGCCACGCGCGCGTAAGTGGCGTGCGGGTTCGCGGCCACGAGCACGGGTACGGGAGATGCGGCCGCCGACTTCGCGTCGAGGATGACCGCGCCGGCACGTGTACCCGAGAGCTGGGCGACGTACTTCGGATTGGCGAGAAAGCTCACCGCGCGCGGCCCGGCCTGCGACAGCGCGCCCACGGAATCCACCGCCACCGATGGATCGCCGTGCAGCTCGCAGCCGAAACGCACCGCCAGTTCGCCGAGCGTAACTGTCATGGCGGCGGGCGCGACTGCGCCTTCCCCGAACTTCAGGGCTTCGCGGCGGGCTTCGCGGGTGCCGGGGCGGCTCCCGCCGGAGCGGCGGCCGGTTTCGGCGCATTCGCCTGCAGCTTCTGCAGCACCGCGGGGGTGATATCGACCGCGGGGGTCGAATAGATCACGCCTTCGGCGATCACGATGTCGAAGCTCTGCGCCTTGGCGTAGTCACGCACTTCGCCGATCAGCGAGCGCTGCAGCTTGTTCATTTCTTCCTGGCGCCGAGCGTTCGAGTCGTCCTGCAACTCGCCTTTCTTGCGCTCGAGCTCGCGGGCTCCGTCGCGCAATTCCTTGTCGGCCTTGGTGCGCTGCTCGGGCGTCATCGTGGCGGCGTCTTTCTGCAACTTGTCGTTGCGGGTCTTCAGCGCCTGCTCCTGGGTGACGAGCTGCTGGAGGCGCGGCTGGAATTCCGACCGCAGCGTCTCCTGCACGACCTTCGCCTGTGGCGATTCGTCGAACAGGCGCGCGTAGTCGATGACGCCGATCTTGAGCTCCGCCATCGCGGGCGCGGCAAAGGCCACGGTCGCGAGAGCACCTAACAAAACTTTGCGAAACGAAACCTGCACTGAACTCACCTCGTTAGAAAGCCTGGCCAACCGAGAACTGGAACGGTTCGTCTTCATCCGGGTAGACGTTGCTATCGCCCTTGTACGCGTTCAACGGCATGGCATAGCTGAATCGGAACACACCCAACGGCGCGAGCCATTGCACTGCGATGCCCGTTGAATGCTTCAATTTATCATACTCGAAGTTGTACTCGACCGGCTGTCCACTGCGGCCGCGGAAGTCGTACCGATTGCCGGTCGAGAAGATGTTGCCGATGTCGTAGAACCAGGACAGCCGCGCCGAGGTCTCGAACTTCTGCGGCAGCGGGATCAGGACTTCCATGCGGCCCGCCACCTTGAAATTGCCGCCAAACGGCCGGCCAAAATCGTCCTTGGGGCCCAGGCGGCTCTCTTTATATCCACGCACGGTGTCCGGGCCGCCGGCATAGAACTGCCGGTATGGCGGCAGCGCGGTGGTCGCGCCGATGTCCATGCCGTATGCCAGGTCGGCGCCCACCTGCAGGGTGAACCGCCCGAACAGCGGGACATATTTCACGAACTCGTAGCTCGCGACGTAGTACTCGACGTCGCTGACGCCGGGTAATGCATAGGCGATCCCCAGCGAACTACGAGCCCCACGGTCGGCAAACAGCGAGCGGTTGCGGCTGTCGTAGTTCCACGAGGTGGTCAGTTCGACCGAGTTGTACTCGGTGCCGAAGATCGCGAGCGCGACCGGGCCGACATCGCAATCGACGTCGTCGAAATTGGCGCCGATGCAACGCTGATTGGTCTTGCCGTTGTTGCGCACCCAGTCGATCGACTGGCGCGCGCTGCCGTTGCTGGTCACCAGCAGGCTGGATTTCTGGAACGACAGGCCGAAGCGCAACCCCTGGCGCTCGCCGATCGGATACCCGATGTCGAAACCCGCGCCGATGGTCTCGGACGAGAAATCGGACGAGGCGGATACGAACTGCGTCTGGTCGCGGTAACTGATGTTGCTGGTGAACCCGACATTGTTAGGCGTGAGGTACGGCTCGGTCAGCGACACACCGTACACCTTGCTGTAACGCCCGGAATTCAGGTCGACCGAAACGCGCCGCCCGGTGCCGAGGAAATTCGCGTCGGCGTAATTGCCGCTCAGGATGAACGATTGCGACTCGGAGTAACCGACACCGCCGCCCAGCTGCGCGGACGGGCCCTCTTCGATGTCGTAGTTGACGTCGACGAGATCGGCGGAACCCGCCACGGGTTTGGTCTCCGATTCCACTTTCTTGATGTATGGCAGGTGCTCGATGCGCTGCTTGGAGCGGTCGAGCGCGACGTTCGACAGCCAGCCGCCCTCGAGCTGGCGCATTTCGCGGCGCAGGACTTCATCGTTGATCTTGGTCACGCCGTTGAACACGATGTGGCGCACGTAGACGCGGTTACCCGGATCGACGAAGAACGTGAGCGTCAATTCCTTGTTCTTGGGATCGCCGAGTGTCGTGGGCACCGGATCCACCTTCGCAAACGCGAACCCGTCTTCGCCCAGGCGGTTCTGCAGCAGTTCCTGGGTCGCAGTGATGGTCTTGCGCGAGAAGGTGTCGCCCGGCTGCACGAGCACGTAGCGCTTCAACAGAGCCTCGGGCACGACGAAGGTGCCCGCGAGTTTCACTTCCTTGACCTTGTGAACCTCACCCTCGTTGACGTTCACCGTGATGAAGATGTCGTCCTTCTCGGGCGCGATGGCGACCTGCGTGGATTCGACTTCGAAGTTCGCGTAACCGCGATCCATGTAGAACGAACGCAGCTTTTCCAGATCACCCTGCAGCGATTCGCGCGAGTAGCGGTCGTCCTGCTTGTAGAACGACAGCAGGTTCGGCGTCTTCAGCTCGAACGTCTCGAGGATGTCCTTTTCCTTGAACGTGTGATTGCCGACGATGTTGATCTGGCGGATCTTGGCGCGTTTGCCCTCGACGATCTCGATCTTGATCTTGACGCGATTGCCGGCCACCTCTTCGACGTTGGCGTCGATCTTGGCGGCGTATTTGCCGCGCGCGCCGTACTGGTCCTGCAGAAAGGACTTCACGTCCTCGAGCACCGAGCGATCGAAGGTCTTGCCCTGCGACAGCCCGACGTTGCGCAGCGACTTGTTCAGATCCTCGGTCTTGATGTCCTTGTTGCCCTTGAGCTCGAAACTCTCGATGGTGGGGCGCTCGTTGACGACCACGATCAGCGTGCTGCCGTCGCGGCGCATCTCGACGTCGCGGAAGAAGCCGGTGTCGTACAGCGCACGCACCGCCTCGCGCAGGCGCTGCGCCGACAGGTTGTCGCCGATGTTGATGGGTAGATAGTTGTAGACCGTTCCCTCGGTTACGCGCTGCAGACCTTCGACGCGGATGTCACCGACCGTGAACGCCGGCCCTTCCTGGGCAAACAGCGGAGCCGCGAGCAACAAGCCGCCGACGGCGATAAAAGTCGCAAACCGTGTGGTCAATGGAATCCCCTGAAAGAAATCTGCCTGGAAAATTTTGTACTAGCTATGCGCGAACAAACCGGTCAGATCGTTGAACAAGGCGACGCCCATGAGCAGCACCAGCAGCAGCAGGCCTGCCTGCTGCCCGACCATATAGGTGCGATCCGACAGCGGGCCGCCCTTGATCCACTCGGCAACCTGAAAAACGATCTGCCCGCCATCGAGAATCGGAATGGGCAACAGGTTCAGGAAGCCGAGCGACAACGACAGCAGCACGAGCAGCATGAGGAAGTTGCCCGCGCCGGCGCTCGCCGCGTCACCGGAATACTTGGCGATGGAAATGAAACCCGAGATGTTCTTGGTGGACACCTGGCCGGTGATCATGCGGACGAAGAATTTCGCCTGCGCGGCGGTCATCTGCCATGCCTTGGTCGCCGAGTAGGTGAGCGACTCCAGCGGCCCGAGATCGCTGTGGGTCCTCATCCCGGTGGGGATCGTCACGCTGACGTTCTTCGGCACCTCGACGCGGATGCGGCCGATGGTCTTGCCATCGACGACTTCGCTCGTGGTGGTGAGATTCAACACCTTGTCGAGGCCGTCACGGCGTACGGTCAGGACCATCGCCTGGGCGGGCCGCGCGTTCACGTAGTCCATGAACTCGTTGAAGCTGCGGATCGGCGCGCCGTCGGCGCCGACGATCTGGTCGCCGGGCAACATGCCGGCTTTGGCTGCCGGCCCGTCCGCGATCACGTTGCCGACGATCGCCGGAACGCGCGGTACCCAGAACTGGAAACCAAGGCCCGAGTACAGGCGCTCCGGCTCGGTGAGCCGGTACCGCTCCGCCGCGTCGGGCACGGTGAGCGTCACGGTACGGTTGCGGCCATCGCTGCCGCGCACCTGCATGACTGCCTCGCCATCGTCGCTGACCGCGTCTAACAACCCGAACGACGCGTCGCCCTGGTCGAGCACGCGCGTGTTGTCGATGCTGAGGATCTCGTCGCCAACCTTGAGGCCGGCCCGCGCGGCAGGCGAAGCGGCGGTCACCTTGTCGACCTGGGCTTTCACGTGCGTGACGCCATTGACCCAGAACATGCCCCACAACACCGCCACGGCGAAGATGATGTTGGCGGCCGGCCCGGCCAGCATGACGAGGATGCGCGCCCACGGCGGGCGGCTTGCGAAAGCGCGCGGCAGGTCGGCGGGGGCGACCGCGCCGTCGCGTTCGTCGAGCATGCGCACGTAACCGCCGAGCGGCACGGCAGCGATGACGTATTCGGTGTAGTCGGGCGCACCGCCGACCTTTTTCAACAGGGGTTTGCCAAAACCCACCGAGAACCGCAGCACCTTGAAGCCGAGCTTGCGGGCCACCCAGAAATGGCCGAATTCGTGCACCGTGACGAGCAAGCTCACGGCAACGATGAACCAGAGGACACTCCAGCCAATTTGCATCAGGCGTCCTTAAGCGTGAACGGCCCGGGGCCGGATAAGAGAGGAAGCGCGTTCGCGCGCTTCGGCGTCGGCCGCCAGCACGTCGTCGAGATCGCGGATTTCGCCCCCCGAAGTGGTTGCCATCACCGACTCAATGACTGCCGGAATTCGCGCAAAGTTCAATCCGCCTTCCAGAAACGCCGACACAGCCACCTCGTTCGCGGCGTTAAGTGATGCCGGTCGCGAGCCTCCGGCGCGCGCGGCCTCCTGCGCCAGCCCCAGCGCCGGGAAGCGCCGCAGGTCCGGAGCCTCGAAACGCAGGGTTCCGACCTTGATGAGGTCGAGGGATTGTACACCGGAGGTCACGCGCTCCGGCCACGCCAGCGCATGGGCGATGGGAGTCCGCATGTCCGGGGCGCCTAACTGGGCGAGCACGGATCCGTCGATGTATTCCACCAGTGAGTGGACGATGCTCTCGCGGTGGATGAGCACCTCGACCTGCGAGGGCCGCACGTCGAACAGCAGGCAGGCCTCGATGAATTCGAGACCCTTGTTCATGAGCGTGGCCGAATCCACCGAAATCTTGCGGCCCATGACCCAGTTTGGATGCGCGCAGGCCTGCTCGGGTGTCACCTGTTCGAGGCGGCTGCGGTCCGCATCGAGGAATGGTCCGCCGGAGGCGGTCAACAGGATTCGCCGCACGCCCGGCGGCGATTCGCCGCAGCGGGAGTCGCGCGGCAGGCACTGGAAGACCGCGTTGTGTTCGCTGTCGATGGGCAGCAGCGTCGCGCCGGAGGCGCGCACCGCCTGCATCAGCAACGCACCCGCCATCACCAGCGACTCCTTGTTAGCCAGCAGCAGGCGTTTGCCCGCGCGCGCAGCGGCCAGCGTGGAACGCAAACCCGCGGCGCCGACGATGGCTGCCATGACGCTATGCACTTCGGGCAACGCGGCGATCTCCACCAGTGCATCGGCGCCGCCGAGCACGCGCGTGGGCGCGCCACGTGCGCGCAACGCCTGCTCGAGACGGGTGGTGAACGTGGTGTCTGCCAGCGCCGCGTACGGCACCGAGAAGCGGCTGCACTGTTCGGCAAGCTTCTCGACGTTGCGATTCGCGCCGAGTGCGACGACGTGAAAACGCTCGGGATGCCGCGCGATCACGTCGAGCGTGTGTTCACCCACCGACCCGGTGGAACCGAGGATGGCAACACCCTGAAGACTCATGGGCGCAGGCTCATGGAATGGCCTTGAGCGCCATCAACGCAAACACTAGGGCGGGCGCGGCCGCCGTGACGCTGTCGATGCGATCGAGCATGCCACCGTGGCCCGGGAAAACGCTGCCACTGTCCTTGAGACCCACGGCCCGCTTCAACATGCTTTCCGTCAGGTCACCGACGATGGACAACGCCGCGACGGCGATGCAAGTAGTCACGAACGGCCACACATCGGCCACCGCGAGATATCGATTGAGCCACGTGGCGCCAATCCACGCGACGATGCCGCTGGTGATGACGCCGCCGATGACACCTTCCCAGGTCTTCTTCGGCGAGACACGCGGCGCCAGCGGCACGCGGCCGAACCACCGGCCGGCGAAGAACGCGCCAGTGTCCGCCGCCCACACCAGCGCCAGCGTGAACAACACCCAGTACGTGCTGCCCGTGGTGAAAATCACATAGACCAGCGCGAGCCAGCACGGCACGAGCGAGAACACACCGGCGAGCGCGGCCGAGACCGGGTTGACGCGCGCGGGCGCGAGACTCACCCACAAAAACGCGGCCATCCACCAGAGCATGGCGATCGTCATGACCAGGTGCACGAAACCGGGCGAGGTCGAATTGAAATGTAAACAGGCGAGCAGCGCCAGCGCGATGACAGCGGTGAAGGCGGCGCGGGAGGCATAACCACCCTTGCCGATGAAGGCCGCCCACTCCCACGCGCCCACCAGCACCAGCACGGTGACGAGCCAGACGGTGGCGATGGAGGGCAGCCCGAGCATGACGCCCAGCAGCACCGCAACGAGCACGATCGCGGTGATGACGCGTTGTTTAAGCACGCGTGGCAGCCTCGGCCGGATCGCGGACCTGTTCGCGTGTGAGCCCGAAGCGGCGCTCGCGATGGGCGAACGAGGCCAGCGCGGCTTCCAGTTGCGGCACGTCGAAATCGGGCCACAAGGTGTCGCAGACGTGGATCTCGGTGTACGCGAGGTTCCACAAAAGGAAATTGCTGATGCGGTGATCGCCACCGGTGCGGATGAACAGATCGGGATCCTCGATGCCGCCGAGCGCGAGCTCGCGCGAGAAGCGTTCCTCGTCGATGGCCTCGGCACTCAACGCGCCGCTCGCGACCTGGGCGGCAAGCTTGCGCGCCGCCTGCAGGATGTCCCAGCGCCCGCCGTAACTCACGGCCACCTGCAGTTTGAGCCCGGAGTTGCCGGCGGTGAGCTCCTCGCTGGCCGCCATGCGCGACTGCAGTTTGACGCTGAGCGCGTGCCGGTCGCCGATGAAACGCAGGCGTACCTGGTTCTTGTGCAGGTCCGCGACTTCACGATCGATGGCATCGAGGAACAGCTGCATGATGCTGCTCACCTCGACCGTGGGCCGTTGCCAGTTCTCGCTGGAGAAGGCGAACAGCGTGAGCGCGCCAACACCGCGGCGGGCGCACTCTTCTATACACATGCGCACCGGGCGCACGCCTTCCTTGTGGCCGGCATGGCGCGGCTGGCCGCGCGCCTCGGCCCACCTGCCGTTGCCGTCCATGATGATCGCGATGTGTTTTGGAATGTTCACGAGGAAACCGTGCCGCGGCCGCCCCGCTCACACCTGCATGATTTCCTTTTCCTTCGCCGCCAGCTGCGCATCGATGTCGCCGATGTATTTGTCGGTGAGCTTCTGGATGTCGACTTCGGCCTTCTTTTCGTCGTCCTGCGTGATCAGCTTTTCCTTGAGCGCCTCTTTGACGTCGGCGATCACGTCGCGGCGCACGTTGCGCACGGCGACGCGGGCATTTTCGGCGTCCGCGCGCACCACCTTGGTGATGTCCTTGCGGCGCTCTTCGGTCAACGGCGGCAGCGGGATGCGGATGACGGTGCCGGCGCTGATCGGATTGAGCCCGAGATCCGCCTTGTGAATGGCCTTCTCGATGGCCTGCACCATGCTCTTTTCCCACGGCGACACCACCAGCGTGCGCGCGTCCTCGACGCTGATGTTGGCCACCTGCTTGAGCGGGGTGTCGGTGCCGTAGTAGTCGACCTTCATGTTCTCGATGAGCGAGGGATGCGCGCGCCCGGTGCGCATCTTCTTGAGATCAGCCTGGAAGTTCTCGACGCACTTGCCCATGCGGGTGACTGCGTCCTTCTTGATGTCGTCTAACATTGTTGCGATCCCTCTAACTTCTCGTTCAGTCGCTGGTGACGACCGTGCCGATGTCGTCGCCGCGCACCACGCGCGGCAGGTCGCCGGCGTTGTTCAGGTTGAACACCTGCAGCGGCATGCGGTTGTCGCGGCACATGACGATGGCGGTCGCGTCCATCACATTGAGGCGGTCCGCCAGCACCTTGTCGTAGGTGAGCGTCGCGTAACGTTTCGCACCGGGGTTCTTCATCGGATCCGAGTCGTAGATGCCGTTGACCTTGGTGGCCTTGAGCAACACGTCGGCTTCGATCTCGATGGCGCGCAGCGCGGCCGCGCTGTCGGTGGTGAAGTACGGGTTGCCCGTTCCGGCGGCAAAGATGACGATGCGGCCCTTCTCGAGGTGGCGCATCGCGCGGCGGCGAATATAGTCCTCGCACACCTGATTGATGCGGATCGCGCTCTGCACACGCGCGGTGCCACCCAGGCGTTCGATGGCGTCCTGCATCGCGAGCGCATTCATGACGGTCGCGAGCATGCCCATGTAGTCGCCGGTGGAGCGGTCGAGCCCCGCCTTCGCAAGCCCCGCGCCGCGAAAGATGTTGCCGCCGCCGATGACGCAGGCCACCTGCACGCCTGAGCGCTGGATCTCGAGCACTTCACCGGCAATACGCGTGAGCACCAGGGGATCGATGCCGAAGTCGGTCGTGCCCATCAGAGCCTCGCCCGAGAGCTTGACCAGGATGCGTTGGTATCGGCCGGCGGTCATGGGTGGCGATTTCCTCTGTTGCGAAGCGTGCGCACTTTGCCATAAAGAAAACCCCGCGGAAGGCGGGGTTTTCGGGATCGCATCAGTGCTTCGTCGGCGGGTCGGACTTGTCGTCCTTTTTGGTGGCGGCTTTGACCTGCTCCATGACCTCGTTTGCGAAGTCGCCCTGCTTCTTCTCGATGCCGGCGCCTACTTCGACTCGCTCGAAGCCCTTCACGCTGGCCTTGTTCTTCTGCAGCAGCTTCTCGATCGTCAGATCGCCGTCTTTGACGAACACCTGGCCGGTGAGCGCGAATTCGTTGATCGACTTGCGCAGGCGTCCTTCCACGATCTTGGCGAGGATCTCGGCCGGCTTGCTCGCGTTGGCGGGCTCGCCCTTCGCCTTCTCGGTCTCGATCTCGCGTTCCTTCGCCACGAGGTCGGCCGGCGCATCGGCCGGCGTCAGGTAACGCGGGCTGGCCGCCACCACCTGCATTGCGAGGTCCCGCGCCAGTTCCGCATCGCCGCCTTCGACGGCCACCAGGGCGGCCTTCTTGTTGTCGGTGTGCACGTAGGAACCGACCACGGTCGGCGCCGTCACGAGCACCACGCGACGCACGGTGAGGTTCTCGCCGAGTTTGGCGATCAAGGCGCGACGCTTCTCGTCGACCGTCTCACCGCTGCCGAGCTTGAGGCTGTTCACGACCTCGATGCTGGCCGCGCCGGCCGCGAGCGCGACCTTCGCGACTTCGTTGGCGAAGCCGCGGAAGTCGTCGCCACGCGCGACGAAATCCGTCTCGCTGTTCACTTCGACCAGCACCCCGGTCTTGCCGTCGGCGGATTTCTCCACCACGACCA
This sequence is a window from Pseudomonadota bacterium. Protein-coding genes within it:
- the ispC gene encoding 1-deoxy-D-xylulose-5-phosphate reductoisomerase, which produces MSLQGVAILGSTGSVGEHTLDVIARHPERFHVVALGANRNVEKLAEQCSRFSVPYAALADTTFTTRLEQALRARGAPTRVLGGADALVEIAALPEVHSVMAAIVGAAGLRSTLAAARAGKRLLLANKESLVMAGALLMQAVRASGATLLPIDSEHNAVFQCLPRDSRCGESPPGVRRILLTASGGPFLDADRSRLEQVTPEQACAHPNWVMGRKISVDSATLMNKGLEFIEACLLFDVRPSQVEVLIHRESIVHSLVEYIDGSVLAQLGAPDMRTPIAHALAWPERVTSGVQSLDLIKVGTLRFEAPDLRRFPALGLAQEAARAGGSRPASLNAANEVAVSAFLEGGLNFARIPAVIESVMATTSGGEIRDLDDVLAADAEARERASSLIRPRAVHA
- the rseP gene encoding RIP metalloprotease RseP; the protein is MQIGWSVLWFIVAVSLLVTVHEFGHFWVARKLGFKVLRFSVGFGKPLLKKVGGAPDYTEYVIAAVPLGGYVRMLDERDGAVAPADLPRAFASRPPWARILVMLAGPAANIIFAVAVLWGMFWVNGVTHVKAQVDKVTAASPAARAGLKVGDEILSIDNTRVLDQGDASFGLLDAVSDDGEAVMQVRGSDGRNRTVTLTVPDAAERYRLTEPERLYSGLGFQFWVPRVPAIVGNVIADGPAAKAGMLPGDQIVGADGAPIRSFNEFMDYVNARPAQAMVLTVRRDGLDKVLNLTTTSEVVDGKTIGRIRVEVPKNVSVTIPTGMRTHSDLGPLESLTYSATKAWQMTAAQAKFFVRMITGQVSTKNISGFISIAKYSGDAASAGAGNFLMLLVLLSLSLGFLNLLPIPILDGGQIVFQVAEWIKGGPLSDRTYMVGQQAGLLLLVLLMGVALFNDLTGLFAHS
- the bamA gene encoding outer membrane protein assembly factor BamA, which translates into the protein MTTRFATFIAVGGLLLAAPLFAQEGPAFTVGDIRVEGLQRVTEGTVYNYLPINIGDNLSAQRLREAVRALYDTGFFRDVEMRRDGSTLIVVVNERPTIESFELKGNKDIKTEDLNKSLRNVGLSQGKTFDRSVLEDVKSFLQDQYGARGKYAAKIDANVEEVAGNRVKIKIEIVEGKRAKIRQINIVGNHTFKEKDILETFELKTPNLLSFYKQDDRYSRESLQGDLEKLRSFYMDRGYANFEVESTQVAIAPEKDDIFITVNVNEGEVHKVKEVKLAGTFVVPEALLKRYVLVQPGDTFSRKTITATQELLQNRLGEDGFAFAKVDPVPTTLGDPKNKELTLTFFVDPGNRVYVRHIVFNGVTKINDEVLRREMRQLEGGWLSNVALDRSKQRIEHLPYIKKVESETKPVAGSADLVDVNYDIEEGPSAQLGGGVGYSESQSFILSGNYADANFLGTGRRVSVDLNSGRYSKVYGVSLTEPYLTPNNVGFTSNISYRDQTQFVSASSDFSSETIGAGFDIGYPIGERQGLRFGLSFQKSSLLVTSNGSARQSIDWVRNNGKTNQRCIGANFDDVDCDVGPVALAIFGTEYNSVELTTSWNYDSRNRSLFADRGARSSLGIAYALPGVSDVEYYVASYEFVKYVPLFGRFTLQVGADLAYGMDIGATTALPPYRQFYAGGPDTVRGYKESRLGPKDDFGRPFGGNFKVAGRMEVLIPLPQKFETSARLSWFYDIGNIFSTGNRYDFRGRSGQPVEYNFEYDKLKHSTGIAVQWLAPLGVFRFSYAMPLNAYKGDSNVYPDEDEPFQFSVGQAF
- a CDS encoding phosphatidate cytidylyltransferase, with product MLKQRVITAIVLVAVLLGVMLGLPSIATVWLVTVLVLVGAWEWAAFIGKGGYASRAAFTAVIALALLACLHFNSTSPGFVHLVMTIAMLWWMAAFLWVSLAPARVNPVSAALAGVFSLVPCWLALVYVIFTTGSTYWVLFTLALVWAADTGAFFAGRWFGRVPLAPRVSPKKTWEGVIGGVITSGIVAWIGATWLNRYLAVADVWPFVTTCIAVAALSIVGDLTESMLKRAVGLKDSGSVFPGHGGMLDRIDSVTAAAPALVFALMALKAIP
- the uppS gene encoding polyprenyl diphosphate synthase, which gives rise to MNIPKHIAIIMDGNGRWAEARGQPRHAGHKEGVRPVRMCIEECARRGVGALTLFAFSSENWQRPTVEVSSIMQLFLDAIDREVADLHKNQVRLRFIGDRHALSVKLQSRMAASEELTAGNSGLKLQVAVSYGGRWDILQAARKLAAQVASGALSAEAIDEERFSRELALGGIEDPDLFIRTGGDHRISNFLLWNLAYTEIHVCDTLWPDFDVPQLEAALASFAHRERRFGLTREQVRDPAEAATRA